The following are encoded in a window of Variovorax paradoxus genomic DNA:
- a CDS encoding dienelactone hydrolase family protein encodes MQNKASPSSSQDIRIQAADGSGSFGAYLALPRGGTGPGLVLAQEIFGVNKTMRDVADYYAEEGYVVLVPDLFWRQEPDVQLGYSPDDWQRAFALYQGFDEALGMQDMQAAITALRQRPEVPGGKVGVLGFCLGGKLAYLAACRTDADVAVGYYGVGIDAALDEADRIRCKLALHVAELDGFCPPEARDRIVQTLRGRPNVEVHVYPGVDHAFARVGGEHFHRASALMAHERSVAALKSAIGPNYDLAALWDKHCEYEFGTRNVDDTMGTMVAEPYVNHIPTMTGGVGYKNLHAFYTNHFVNSNPPDTSLVPISRTVGATQVVDEMLFCFTHTTEIPWMLPGVAPTGKRVEIPLLAVIKFRGDKLYHEHIYWDQASVLVQVGLLDAALLPVAGVETARKLLDETLPSNMLLTRSRG; translated from the coding sequence ATGCAGAACAAGGCATCCCCATCCTCGTCGCAAGACATCCGCATCCAGGCCGCCGACGGCAGCGGCAGCTTCGGCGCCTACCTCGCCCTGCCGCGCGGCGGCACCGGCCCGGGCCTGGTGCTTGCGCAGGAAATCTTCGGCGTCAACAAGACCATGCGCGACGTGGCCGACTACTACGCCGAGGAAGGCTACGTGGTGCTCGTGCCCGACCTGTTCTGGCGCCAGGAGCCCGACGTGCAACTGGGCTATTCGCCCGACGACTGGCAGCGCGCCTTCGCGCTCTACCAGGGCTTTGACGAAGCGCTCGGCATGCAGGACATGCAGGCCGCGATCACCGCGCTGCGCCAGCGCCCCGAGGTGCCCGGCGGCAAGGTCGGCGTGCTCGGCTTCTGCCTGGGCGGCAAGCTCGCCTACCTCGCGGCCTGCCGCACCGACGCGGATGTGGCGGTGGGCTACTACGGCGTGGGCATCGACGCCGCGCTCGACGAGGCCGACCGCATCCGCTGCAAGCTGGCGCTGCACGTGGCCGAGCTCGACGGCTTCTGCCCGCCCGAAGCGCGCGACCGCATCGTGCAGACCCTGCGCGGGCGGCCGAACGTCGAGGTGCACGTGTACCCCGGTGTCGACCATGCCTTCGCGCGCGTCGGCGGCGAACACTTCCATCGTGCCTCCGCCCTCATGGCGCACGAGCGCAGCGTGGCCGCGCTGAAGTCGGCCATCGGCCCGAACTACGACCTGGCGGCGCTGTGGGACAAGCACTGCGAGTACGAGTTCGGCACCCGCAACGTCGACGACACCATGGGCACCATGGTGGCCGAGCCCTACGTGAACCACATCCCGACCATGACGGGTGGCGTGGGCTACAAGAACCTGCACGCGTTCTATACGAACCACTTCGTCAACAGCAACCCGCCCGACACCTCGCTGGTGCCGATCTCGCGCACCGTGGGCGCGACGCAGGTGGTCGACGAGATGCTGTTCTGCTTCACCCACACCACCGAGATCCCGTGGATGCTGCCCGGCGTGGCGCCCACCGGCAAGCGCGTGGAGATTCCGCTGCTCGCGGTCATCAAGTTCCGCGGCGACAAGCTCTACCACGAGCACATCTATTGGGACCAAGCGAGCGTGCTGGTGCAGGTGGGCCTGCTCGACGCGGCGCTGCTGCCGGTGGCGGGCGTGGAAACGGCACGCAAGCTGCTCGACGAGACGCTCCCGTCGAACATGCTGCTGACACGCTCGCGCGGCTGA
- a CDS encoding helix-turn-helix transcriptional regulator, which produces MPIPSQTVPIQPSPFTAAALREDDFNAALIRLPTDRPLALPALHDGASREVRWPDDGGRILRLRTMPWEGASALYFDFRLNDDLHVQLAPGNELLLTFFLAGHVTGEIGSAQGRPLDFRVDRALLRTPNRDGGYLIHIPGACRNNFVQFRLRRDLLPRWLHALGVRLPARQMSELVERDDGRVLCNAALTPRVRDCLARIGDEPSDRPAFVPLFHARATELLTCVLLDLEQLLRPARSEDTHGGAAAQTVRRLRALLGEAPGQAWTVDALAQRLDLRATRLQAHVKEAEGTTVYGLLVAERLALAARLLRDTQLSVQAIAAEAGWECHGRFTAAFRKQHGVAPRDYRLQQAPPANSGA; this is translated from the coding sequence ATGCCGATCCCATCGCAGACTGTGCCGATCCAGCCCTCGCCCTTCACGGCCGCCGCGCTGCGCGAGGACGATTTCAACGCCGCGCTGATCCGCCTGCCCACCGACCGCCCGCTCGCGCTGCCGGCCCTGCACGATGGCGCGAGCCGCGAGGTGCGCTGGCCCGACGACGGCGGCCGCATCCTGCGGCTGCGCACCATGCCCTGGGAGGGCGCGAGCGCGCTGTACTTCGATTTCAGGTTGAACGACGACCTGCACGTGCAGCTGGCGCCCGGCAACGAGCTGCTGCTGACCTTCTTTCTCGCGGGCCACGTCACGGGCGAGATCGGCAGCGCGCAAGGCCGACCGCTCGACTTCCGCGTCGACCGCGCGCTGCTGCGCACGCCGAACCGCGACGGCGGCTACCTGATCCACATTCCGGGCGCCTGTCGCAACAACTTCGTGCAGTTCCGCCTGCGACGCGACCTGCTGCCGCGCTGGCTGCATGCGCTGGGCGTGCGGCTGCCCGCGCGGCAGATGAGCGAGTTGGTCGAACGCGACGACGGCCGGGTGCTGTGCAATGCGGCGCTCACGCCGCGCGTGCGCGACTGCCTGGCGCGCATCGGCGACGAGCCTTCCGATCGGCCGGCCTTCGTGCCGCTGTTCCATGCGCGTGCGACCGAGCTGCTGACCTGCGTGCTGCTCGACCTGGAACAACTGCTGCGTCCTGCGCGCTCAGAAGACACCCACGGCGGTGCGGCCGCGCAGACAGTGCGCAGGCTGCGCGCACTGCTCGGTGAAGCGCCGGGGCAGGCCTGGACGGTCGATGCGCTTGCGCAGCGGCTCGACCTGCGCGCCACGCGGCTGCAGGCCCATGTGAAGGAAGCCGAGGGCACGACGGTCTACGGCCTGCTCGTGGCCGAGCGGTTGGCACTGGCCGCACGGCTGCTGCGCGACACGCAACTCAGCGTGCAGGCCATCGCGGCCGAGGCGGGATGGGAATGCCACGGCCGCTTCACGGCGGCGTTCCGCAAGCAGCACGGCGTGGCGCCGCGCGACTACCGCTTGCAGCAGGCGCCGCCGGCCAACAGCGGCGCCTGA
- a CDS encoding Bug family tripartite tricarboxylate transporter substrate binding protein: protein MNARRVCRFLGLLAALAAGWVPALAGAQSAWPSRPIRLVVPFVAGGGADVAARLIAAKLQVQLGQQVVVDNKPGGNTLIGAQEIMKAQPDGYTLLWSIDQTFVLNPSLYNRLPYDPRKDFTPVALAITSPTAVIARTQPGSVGDVHELVKRAKADPGKINIGAAAILSQMALEEFNRSAGIETTRVPYKGSAEVAQATIAGDIDAAFDGMAPYVQFVKAGRAKILAVTSAKRFSGLPDVPTLDELGYKGVDFSVWFGVVGPAGLPPEIAQRVSDGVDWAIRQPDVVEKLLVFGFEPAAQTSAAALKGRIDSDLVRYSPVIRRLGFKLD, encoded by the coding sequence ATGAATGCTCGACGTGTCTGCCGGTTTCTGGGGCTCCTGGCGGCCCTCGCCGCGGGGTGGGTGCCGGCGCTTGCCGGTGCGCAGAGTGCCTGGCCTTCGCGGCCGATTCGCCTCGTCGTGCCCTTTGTGGCGGGCGGCGGTGCCGACGTGGCCGCGCGGCTCATCGCGGCCAAGCTGCAGGTGCAGCTGGGTCAGCAGGTGGTGGTCGACAACAAGCCGGGCGGCAACACGCTGATCGGCGCGCAAGAGATCATGAAGGCCCAGCCCGACGGCTACACGCTGCTGTGGTCCATCGACCAGACCTTCGTGCTCAACCCCTCCCTCTATAACCGGCTGCCCTACGACCCGAGGAAAGACTTCACGCCGGTGGCGCTGGCCATCACCTCGCCCACGGCCGTCATTGCGCGCACCCAACCAGGCAGCGTGGGCGACGTGCATGAGCTGGTGAAGCGTGCCAAGGCCGACCCCGGAAAGATCAACATCGGCGCGGCCGCGATCCTGTCGCAGATGGCGCTCGAAGAGTTCAACCGCAGTGCTGGCATCGAGACCACGCGCGTGCCCTACAAGGGCAGCGCCGAAGTGGCGCAGGCCACCATCGCGGGCGACATCGACGCCGCCTTCGACGGCATGGCGCCCTATGTGCAGTTCGTGAAGGCGGGGCGCGCGAAGATCCTGGCCGTCACGTCGGCCAAGCGCTTCTCGGGCCTGCCCGACGTGCCCACGCTCGACGAGCTGGGCTACAAGGGCGTCGACTTCTCCGTGTGGTTCGGCGTGGTCGGCCCGGCCGGCCTGCCGCCCGAGATCGCCCAGCGCGTGAGCGACGGCGTCGACTGGGCGATCCGCCAACCCGACGTGGTCGAGAAGCTGCTGGTGTTCGGCTTCGAGCCGGCCGCGCAGACCAGCGCAGCAGCACTCAAGGGCCGCATCGACAGCGACCTGGTGCGCTACAGCCCGGTGATCCGCAGGCTCGGCTTCAAGCTCGACTGA
- a CDS encoding aspartate/glutamate racemase family protein: MKTAGLIGGVAWPSTLSYYRLLNEHIQRELGGLHSARCVIVSLDFAGVIAAMTEGRRDDARAQMETAARQARAAGAELIAILANTGHFAADAVQAAAGVPLVHVARETGDEIASRFPSMRRLGLLATSFALDAPFFGQMLGEGAGFELVLPDAAQRRTLDAAIFGPLARGEASPADAAVISMLCNALVARGAQGIVLGCTELSAVKPWIACAAPLFDSTDIHARAIAREMTRA, translated from the coding sequence ATGAAAACCGCGGGCCTGATCGGAGGCGTCGCGTGGCCTTCCACGCTCAGCTACTACCGCTTGTTGAACGAGCACATCCAGCGCGAACTCGGCGGCCTGCACTCGGCCCGCTGCGTGATCGTGAGCCTGGACTTCGCCGGCGTCATCGCCGCCATGACCGAAGGGCGCCGCGACGATGCGCGCGCCCAGATGGAAACCGCTGCGCGCCAGGCCCGCGCGGCCGGCGCGGAACTCATCGCCATCCTTGCGAACACCGGGCACTTCGCAGCCGACGCGGTGCAGGCGGCGGCGGGCGTGCCGCTGGTGCACGTGGCGCGTGAAACCGGCGACGAGATCGCGTCGCGCTTCCCGTCGATGCGCCGCCTTGGCCTGCTGGCCACGAGCTTCGCGCTCGACGCGCCGTTCTTCGGCCAGATGCTGGGGGAGGGCGCGGGCTTCGAGCTGGTGCTGCCCGACGCCGCGCAGCGGCGCACGCTCGACGCGGCCATCTTCGGACCGCTTGCGCGCGGCGAGGCCAGCCCCGCCGACGCCGCTGTCATCTCGATGCTGTGCAACGCGCTCGTGGCGCGTGGCGCGCAAGGCATCGTGCTGGGCTGCACCGAGCTGAGCGCCGTGAAGCCCTGGATCGCCTGCGCCGCACCGCTGTTCGATTCCACCGACATCCACGCCCGCGCCATCGCGCGCGAGATGACCCGGGCCTGA
- a CDS encoding Rid family hydrolase, producing MQTADFPLPFVNAPYSRAMFDDEWIFVSGTIGMDYDTQTLAVSAEDQTRLMVRNIEKYLAACGGRLEQVINYTLIVAGAEHLGAVVQTLSEVLPCKPTGTAMLAGIAVPKAWVEMQVIARKSQPVGEAKP from the coding sequence ATGCAGACCGCCGACTTCCCCTTGCCCTTTGTCAATGCGCCCTACAGCCGCGCGATGTTCGACGACGAGTGGATCTTCGTCTCCGGCACCATCGGCATGGACTACGACACGCAGACGCTCGCCGTCAGCGCCGAAGACCAGACCCGGCTGATGGTGCGCAACATCGAGAAGTACCTCGCGGCCTGCGGCGGGCGGCTCGAGCAGGTCATCAACTACACGCTGATCGTGGCTGGCGCCGAGCACCTGGGCGCGGTGGTGCAGACGCTGTCGGAAGTGCTGCCCTGCAAGCCGACCGGCACCGCCATGCTGGCCGGCATCGCCGTGCCGAAGGCCTGGGTGGAGATGCAGGTGATTGCGCGCAAGAGCCAGCCGGTGGGCGAGGCCAAGCCATGA
- a CDS encoding penicillin acylase family protein, with amino-acid sequence MTPRASGWVRIGFCALACVVAGCGGDSGGGGGFFGGPVVTTPPPAPPASNDKYSAEVRWTQYGLPHIKAKDYAGLGYGHGYAVARDHLCLLADRMLTLRGERSERFGPDGLATVAFLQLPNLDSDLFYRVQLSDDEVETAWKGLSTDARQLAEGYAAGFNRWVRDMAPEARPAACKDLALPQMTVSDVVRATMQVGSLWKAMSVAAYASASAWNQLDAPPVAKAKGDRPPTQRMASNAWAYGAEATGTNTSIMVANPHTLWQDHWLLMHQMHLTIPGEIDVMGADFLGLPLPLSGFTKHLAWSIEAPSTVTYPLLVALDVKPGATPSYTVDGAPRELTMKTVALRVRQPDGSVRTQSHDLPYSHLGPLYRLPAAAGRPAGWHAVTDPNVANARALDQILAVAKARDIGGFEQAVARNRGITAHLIAGDSQGQAMYIESGPLLDIGDAALRDCAVVPPPDDATVPGALDGRRSACAVREADGQPRLAPASRMPALATRGIVQNANDSYSLSLVGRQLDGYSLLLGSPKAAPGARTLMSQRQIEDSLADGRIDVAEATDLVFGNRNYLAETTLDAVLAACTSAKGDATVQRACGILAAWDRRHHVDSRGTLLFTELGPRLEGVPGLYAQPYDPAHPFRVRPVSSAPGVTAGIVAAVRDTADALAALGLRGDERWGDMLARPTPRGRVPLHGGPGGQGVLNALEGAPLTKEGYGDIIAGTSYVHVVTWAQGQPVARVMMAGGQSRDPASPHHDDQLELFSRKQLVKPPFTEEEIAADPKLERRTLRE; translated from the coding sequence ATGACACCGCGTGCCAGCGGGTGGGTGCGCATCGGTTTTTGCGCGCTCGCCTGTGTCGTGGCCGGCTGCGGCGGCGACAGCGGCGGTGGTGGAGGATTCTTTGGTGGACCCGTCGTCACGACGCCACCCCCCGCACCGCCCGCGTCGAACGACAAGTACAGCGCCGAGGTGCGCTGGACGCAATACGGCCTGCCGCACATCAAGGCCAAGGACTACGCAGGCCTGGGCTATGGCCATGGCTATGCCGTCGCACGCGATCACTTGTGCCTGCTGGCCGACCGCATGCTCACGCTGCGCGGCGAGCGCTCGGAACGCTTCGGCCCCGACGGCCTGGCGACTGTGGCGTTTCTGCAGCTTCCCAACCTCGACAGCGACCTGTTCTACCGCGTGCAGCTGTCGGACGATGAGGTCGAGACCGCCTGGAAGGGCCTGTCCACCGACGCGCGCCAGCTCGCCGAAGGCTACGCCGCCGGTTTCAATCGCTGGGTGCGCGACATGGCGCCCGAAGCGCGTCCCGCCGCGTGCAAGGACCTCGCGCTGCCGCAGATGACCGTCAGCGATGTGGTGCGCGCCACGATGCAGGTGGGCTCGCTGTGGAAGGCGATGAGCGTCGCAGCGTATGCCTCGGCATCGGCCTGGAATCAGCTGGACGCGCCACCCGTGGCGAAAGCCAAGGGCGACCGCCCACCGACGCAGCGCATGGCCAGCAACGCCTGGGCCTACGGCGCCGAAGCCACGGGCACGAACACCTCGATCATGGTCGCCAACCCGCACACGCTGTGGCAGGACCACTGGCTGCTGATGCACCAGATGCACCTCACCATTCCCGGCGAGATCGATGTGATGGGCGCCGACTTCCTGGGCCTGCCGCTGCCGCTGTCGGGCTTCACGAAGCATCTGGCCTGGAGCATCGAGGCGCCCTCGACCGTGACCTACCCGCTGCTGGTGGCGCTGGACGTCAAACCCGGCGCGACGCCTTCGTACACGGTCGATGGCGCCCCGCGCGAGCTGACGATGAAGACCGTCGCATTGCGCGTGAGGCAGCCCGACGGCAGCGTGCGCACGCAAAGCCACGATCTGCCGTACTCGCACCTCGGGCCGCTGTACCGGTTGCCGGCGGCAGCGGGCCGCCCGGCCGGCTGGCATGCCGTGACCGATCCCAACGTGGCGAATGCGCGCGCGCTCGACCAGATCCTCGCGGTGGCGAAGGCGCGCGACATCGGCGGTTTCGAGCAGGCGGTGGCGCGCAACCGCGGCATCACCGCCCACCTGATCGCGGGCGACAGCCAGGGGCAGGCGATGTACATCGAGTCGGGCCCGCTGCTCGATATTGGCGATGCCGCATTGCGCGACTGCGCCGTCGTGCCGCCGCCCGACGACGCCACCGTGCCGGGCGCACTCGACGGCCGCCGCAGCGCCTGCGCCGTGCGCGAGGCCGACGGCCAGCCCCGCCTTGCACCGGCCAGCCGCATGCCAGCGCTCGCCACACGCGGCATCGTGCAGAACGCCAACGACAGCTACAGCCTCTCGCTGGTGGGCCGCCAGCTCGACGGCTATTCATTGCTGCTCGGCAGTCCGAAGGCGGCACCCGGTGCGCGCACGCTGATGTCGCAGCGGCAGATCGAAGACAGCCTGGCCGACGGTCGAATCGACGTGGCCGAGGCCACCGACCTGGTGTTCGGCAACCGCAACTACCTGGCCGAGACCACGCTCGATGCCGTGCTGGCCGCCTGCACCAGCGCCAAGGGCGATGCCACGGTGCAGCGCGCCTGCGGCATCCTGGCCGCGTGGGACCGGCGCCACCACGTCGACAGCCGCGGCACCTTGCTTTTCACCGAACTGGGTCCTCGGCTCGAGGGCGTGCCGGGTCTGTATGCGCAACCCTACGACCCGGCGCACCCGTTCCGCGTGCGGCCGGTGTCGTCAGCGCCGGGCGTGACGGCGGGCATCGTCGCGGCCGTGCGCGACACGGCGGATGCGCTGGCGGCGTTGGGGTTGCGTGGCGACGAGCGATGGGGCGACATGCTGGCGCGGCCCACGCCGCGTGGCCGCGTGCCGCTGCATGGCGGTCCGGGCGGGCAGGGCGTGCTCAACGCACTCGAGGGTGCGCCGCTCACGAAAGAGGGCTACGGCGACATCATCGCGGGCACGTCGTACGTGCATGTGGTCACGTGGGCGCAGGGCCAGCCGGTGGCGCGCGTGATGATGGCGGGCGGGCAGTCGCGCGATCCGGCGTCGCCGCACCACGACGACCAGCTCGAACTTTTCTCGCGCAAGCAGCTGGTGAAGCCGCCTTTCACCGAGGAAGAGATTGCGGCCGATCCGAAGCTGGAGCGGCGCACGTTGCGCGAGTGA
- a CDS encoding roadblock/LC7 domain-containing protein — protein sequence MNITPRIRLAAESAIDTLMREIKGVKAVVISTEDGLELAARVENTAQVARLSAIASSLAALGAVAGEESQLGHCDNVAIEATHGHILMLQARHPEMTLIVSVVTSRDAIIGQVLYFAKQATQLLQHA from the coding sequence ATGAACATCACTCCAAGAATCAGGCTTGCAGCGGAATCGGCCATCGACACCCTGATGCGGGAAATCAAGGGCGTGAAGGCCGTGGTGATCTCGACCGAAGACGGCCTCGAGCTGGCCGCGCGTGTCGAGAACACCGCGCAGGTCGCGCGCCTGTCGGCCATTGCCAGTTCGCTCGCCGCCCTGGGCGCCGTGGCCGGCGAGGAAAGCCAGCTGGGCCATTGCGACAACGTGGCCATCGAGGCCACGCACGGCCACATCCTGATGCTGCAGGCGCGCCATCCCGAGATGACGCTGATCGTGAGCGTGGTCACCAGCCGCGACGCCATCATCGGCCAGGTCCTCTACTTCGCGAAACAGGCGACGCAGCTGCTGCAGCACGCCTGA
- a CDS encoding GTP-binding protein has product MTVEHKILFTGTMGAGKTTAIAGVSEIPPVSTDVRNSDTSVAKATTTVGLDYGELTLDNGEKLRLYGTPGQMRFDFMWRILGRGALGVVILVDNSRPDPLADLDIYLDGFAELIAQTACVVAVGRMEQHPNPGLDAYARRMEAKGVVCPVLPANVTDPQQVVQLLELLLLQLEV; this is encoded by the coding sequence ATGACCGTAGAACACAAGATCCTCTTCACCGGCACCATGGGCGCCGGCAAAACCACGGCCATCGCCGGCGTGAGCGAGATTCCGCCCGTGAGCACCGACGTGCGCAACAGCGACACCTCGGTGGCCAAGGCCACCACCACGGTCGGGCTGGACTACGGCGAACTCACGCTCGACAACGGCGAAAAACTGCGCCTGTACGGCACGCCCGGCCAGATGCGCTTCGACTTCATGTGGCGCATCCTGGGGCGCGGCGCGCTCGGCGTGGTGATCCTCGTGGACAACAGCCGCCCCGATCCGCTGGCCGACCTCGACATCTACCTCGACGGCTTTGCAGAGCTGATTGCGCAGACCGCCTGCGTGGTCGCGGTGGGCCGCATGGAACAACACCCGAACCCCGGCCTCGACGCCTACGCCCGGCGCATGGAGGCCAAGGGCGTCGTGTGCCCGGTGCTGCCGGCCAACGTCACCGATCCGCAGCAGGTCGTGCAGCTGCTGGAGCTGCTCCTGCTCCAGCTCGAGGTCTGA
- a CDS encoding plasmid replication/partition related protein, translated as MNIVVNEELKAYIDPLTPEEYEALERSILTEGCRDALVLWGDVLVDGHNRYGICQKHGLPFQTVQNTRFKTLQDVHLWMIDQHLGRRSISDYLRGVLALRKKDIVDERRARSTVTTPTTADDPPFDVDDASASTSSSASDEALPPPVPLNSREAIARAARLSSSQVTMIEKIQKQAAPELVAAVKSGVISINTAAAVASLPAEEQVTAANAGKDELKQAAKRVREAKRKPREAAPETEEGAEPASLDAVQQLEQRVAELTAENADLRRQVAELQAQLAN; from the coding sequence ATGAACATCGTCGTCAACGAAGAACTCAAAGCCTATATCGATCCCTTGACGCCGGAGGAGTACGAAGCCCTCGAACGCAGCATCCTCACCGAAGGCTGCCGCGACGCGCTGGTGCTGTGGGGCGACGTGCTGGTGGACGGCCACAACCGCTACGGCATCTGCCAGAAGCACGGCCTGCCCTTCCAGACCGTGCAGAACACGCGCTTCAAGACACTGCAGGACGTGCACCTGTGGATGATCGACCAGCACCTGGGCCGCCGCAGCATCTCGGACTACCTGCGCGGCGTGCTCGCCCTGCGCAAGAAGGACATCGTGGACGAGCGCCGCGCCCGCAGCACCGTCACCACCCCGACCACGGCGGACGACCCGCCTTTCGATGTCGACGACGCGTCCGCTTCGACCTCCTCTTCGGCTTCCGACGAAGCCCTGCCGCCGCCCGTGCCGCTGAACAGCCGCGAGGCCATCGCCCGTGCCGCGCGCCTGAGCAGCAGCCAGGTCACGATGATCGAGAAGATCCAGAAGCAGGCCGCGCCCGAGCTGGTGGCGGCCGTGAAATCGGGCGTGATCTCGATCAATACGGCCGCGGCCGTCGCGTCCCTGCCCGCCGAAGAGCAGGTGACGGCCGCCAACGCCGGCAAGGACGAGCTCAAGCAGGCCGCCAAGCGCGTGCGCGAAGCCAAGCGCAAGCCGCGCGAGGCGGCACCCGAGACCGAAGAAGGCGCCGAACCGGCGTCGCTTGACGCTGTCCAGCAACTGGAACAGCGCGTGGCCGAACTCACGGCCGAGAACGCGGACCTGCGCCGGCAAGTGGCCGAGCTGCAGGCGCAACTGGCGAACTGA
- a CDS encoding 4'-phosphopantetheinyl transferase family protein — MLSAEELSKQARFHFARDRHRHLLTRTLVRSVLSRYAPVAPQTWQFATNAFGRPRIGTCDAREAVGLNFNLSHTDGLIVLAVARHIELGVDVENVERKAALDVANHYFSPAEAQALDALPSTDQAERFFELWTLKESYIKARGLGLQIPLDSFGFALDDPGTIGFALADSRTGDDAVQRWHYWQLRPTPKHLVALCAATDPSTAATTRIVCREIAPLEWDRPLAAPTTRTSAGI, encoded by the coding sequence TTGCTCAGCGCAGAAGAGCTGTCGAAACAGGCGCGCTTTCACTTCGCGCGCGACCGGCATCGCCACCTGCTGACACGCACGCTGGTGCGATCGGTGCTGTCGCGCTACGCCCCGGTCGCGCCGCAGACCTGGCAGTTCGCAACCAACGCTTTCGGGCGGCCTCGCATCGGCACATGCGATGCCCGTGAAGCAGTCGGGCTGAACTTCAACCTCAGCCACACCGACGGGCTCATCGTGCTGGCCGTTGCGCGCCACATCGAACTGGGCGTCGATGTCGAGAACGTCGAACGCAAGGCGGCGCTCGATGTGGCCAACCACTACTTCTCGCCAGCCGAAGCGCAGGCCCTGGACGCATTGCCGTCGACGGACCAGGCCGAGCGCTTCTTCGAGCTGTGGACACTGAAGGAAAGCTACATCAAGGCGCGCGGCCTCGGCCTGCAGATACCGCTCGACAGCTTCGGGTTTGCGCTGGACGACCCGGGCACCATTGGCTTCGCGCTCGCGGATTCACGCACGGGCGACGACGCTGTGCAGCGCTGGCATTACTGGCAACTGCGGCCCACGCCAAAGCATCTCGTGGCGCTGTGCGCAGCAACGGATCCTTCGACCGCAGCCACCACGCGCATCGTCTGCCGCGAGATCGCGCCGCTCGAATGGGACAGGCCGCTGGCGGCCCCCACGACGCGCACGAGTGCGGGCATCTAA
- a CDS encoding sigma-70 family RNA polymerase sigma factor, translating into MPVNSSEPSLGEVFIAHRSQLWRVARKIVNTADLADDVVQDAYLKIVDGPCVRHADRPIGYCCQVVRNMALDYCRRHRVEASYRTFDVDVELLDVPDVGTPDRMMCERQVITAIDQVLSGLAPKTRLVFELYRLEGLTQREIAARLGCALGLVNGLIAEAATAIKSCGHLLLERGSR; encoded by the coding sequence ATGCCAGTGAATTCGTCCGAGCCTTCGCTCGGAGAAGTTTTCATCGCCCATCGCTCGCAGCTTTGGCGCGTCGCCCGCAAGATCGTCAACACGGCGGATCTGGCCGACGACGTGGTGCAGGACGCCTACCTGAAGATCGTCGACGGCCCTTGCGTGCGGCACGCCGACCGGCCCATCGGCTACTGCTGCCAGGTGGTGCGCAACATGGCGCTGGACTACTGCCGCCGCCACCGTGTCGAGGCCAGCTATCGCACCTTCGACGTCGACGTCGAGCTGCTGGACGTGCCGGACGTCGGCACGCCGGACCGCATGATGTGCGAGCGCCAGGTCATCACCGCCATCGATCAGGTGCTGTCCGGGCTCGCGCCGAAAACGCGACTGGTGTTCGAGCTCTATCGCCTGGAAGGCCTGACGCAGCGAGAGATCGCGGCGCGCCTGGGTTGCGCGCTCGGGCTTGTGAACGGCCTCATCGCCGAAGCTGCGACGGCCATCAAGTCGTGTGGCCATCTGCTGCTTGAACGCGGCTCGCGCTAG
- a CDS encoding DUF4880 domain-containing protein, with protein sequence MTQEKDDPLWDTAWDWVQREHDRENFDDAARTKMTAWLLAEPAHRRAYDKAAQLWLLAGFVPPANDFGDGDEAPDAGK encoded by the coding sequence ATGACACAGGAAAAAGACGATCCCCTCTGGGACACCGCATGGGATTGGGTTCAGCGCGAACACGACCGCGAGAACTTCGATGACGCGGCGCGCACGAAAATGACCGCCTGGCTCCTGGCAGAGCCCGCGCATCGCCGTGCCTACGACAAGGCCGCGCAACTCTGGCTGCTCGCCGGTTTCGTGCCGCCTGCCAACGATTTCGGTGACGGCGACGAAGCGCCCGACGCCGGCAAGTAA
- a CDS encoding MbtH family protein: protein MSTSCFDREDEAFIVLVNHEDQYSIWPHWKAVPGGWTAVEGVRGDKKTALAYVESHWTDMRPRSLRDWMQQQQDKESAQATERAAG, encoded by the coding sequence ATGTCGACGAGCTGTTTTGACCGTGAAGACGAAGCCTTCATCGTTCTGGTCAATCACGAAGACCAGTACTCCATCTGGCCCCACTGGAAAGCCGTTCCCGGCGGATGGACCGCCGTCGAAGGCGTTCGCGGCGACAAGAAAACCGCACTGGCCTACGTCGAGAGCCACTGGACCGACATGCGGCCGCGCTCGCTGCGCGATTGGATGCAGCAGCAACAGGACAAAGAGAGCGCACAGGCCACGGAACGCGCGGCCGGTTGA